The following coding sequences lie in one Candidatus Binatus sp. genomic window:
- a CDS encoding AI-2E family transporter — ALAVIDNFIKPLAMRHGTGLPTLALFLGILGGLEVYGPLGLFAGPAIMAVFAALVRVYQKSYSGSRSEMV; from the coding sequence GCGCTCGCCGTCATCGACAATTTTATCAAGCCGCTCGCGATGCGCCATGGCACCGGACTGCCGACGCTCGCGCTGTTTCTCGGAATTCTCGGCGGACTCGAAGTTTACGGCCCGCTCGGACTGTTCGCGGGGCCCGCAATAATGGCGGTGTTCGCGGCGCTGGTGCGCGTATATCAGAAGTCGTATTCAGGC